One Carassius carassius chromosome 20, fCarCar2.1, whole genome shotgun sequence DNA segment encodes these proteins:
- the sft2d3 gene encoding vesicle transport protein SFT2C — protein MAELNRQLQEYLAQSKSGAKTISQSSSSTAIDIDEPTSVSGSWFGRWSSPYSGSSGRGASPGQGSSSGFSWPWSSEPDPCLPGMSRSQRLIAFGTCIFFSALCFGLSALYAPLLLLKARKFALLWSLGSVFALLGAAILRGPSKLITTPTPGAVVYLCSLVGTLYSALSLHSTLLTALGACLQIAAIVGYIVALLPGGSAGMRFVGGMAASAIKRTVTGKAMPI, from the coding sequence ATGGCTGAATTAAACCGACAGCTCCAGGAATATTTGGCTCAGTCTAAAAGCGGCGCGAAAACGATATCTCAGTCCAGCTCCAGCACTGCAATAGACATCGATGAACCCACTTCGGTGTCGGGGAGCTGGTTTGGCAGGTGGTCGAGTCCGTACTCTGGATCCAGTGGCCGCGGAGCCTCACCAGGCCAAGGATCGAGCAGCGGCTTCTCGTGGCCGTGGTCATCAGAGCCTGACCCGTGTTTGCCGGGCATGAGTCGATCGCAGCGACTGATCGCGTTCGGAACGTGTATTTTCTTCTCTGCTCTGTGCTTCGGACTGTCTGCACTTTACGCTCCTTTACTCCTACTGAAGGCGCGTAAGTTCGCTCTCCTGTGGTCGCTTGGATCTGTGTTCGCGCTCCTCGGGGCGGCGATCCTCCGCGGACCTAGTAAACTCATTACAACTCCCACACCGGGAGCCGTCGTGTACCTGTGCTCTCTGGTGGGCACTCTGTATTCGGCGCTGAGCCTTCACAGCACGCTGCTCACGGCTCTTGGAGCTTGTCTTCAGATCGCTGCTATTGTGGGTTACATCGTGGCTTTGTTGCCAGGTGGGAGTGCCGGGATGAGGTTTGTGGGTGGCATGGCAGCGTCTGCTATTAAAAGAACTGTGACCGGCAAGGCCATGCCTATATGA
- the si:ch1073-184j22.2 gene encoding dual specificity protein phosphatase 14, which produces MSISQITPTLFLSGADAPLNQALMTRKGITLIVNVTLSHTCPIYPGVECIRVAVSDLPNARLSDHFDHVAARIHGNRSGGTLVHCAAGMSRSPALIMAYLMKYKGVTLRQAHNCVKDSRPYICLNTGFWTQLLDYEKKLYGKNTVKVAEPLDPIPKTPKLPSKYSMRRCPPSPRLSRLRRFTSLAL; this is translated from the coding sequence ATGTCAATATCACAGATAACACCAACTCTCTTCCTGAGTGGGGCTGATGCTCCTTTGAATCAGGCACTTATGACCCGCAAAGGCATTACACTGATCGTGAACGTGACCCTATCCCACACCTGCCCTATCTACCCAGGTGTGGAGTGCATACGTGTTGCGGTGTCCGACCTCCCAAATGCCCGTCTAAGTGATCATTTTGACCACGTTGCAGCTCGAATCCATGGTAACCGATCTGGAGGAACCCTAGTGCACTGCGCTGCAGGCATGAGTCGCTCACCTGCTCTAATAATGGCCTACCTCATGAAGTACAAAGGAGTGACTCTGCGGCAGGCTCATAACTGCGTTAAAGACAGCAGACCTTACATATGCCTTAATACAGGATTCTGGACCCAACTTCTAGACTATGAGAAGAAACTCTACGGTAAGAATACTGTGAAGGTGGCTGAACCACTGGATCCAATTCCTAAAACACCAAAACTACCTTCCAAGTACAGCATGAGACGGTGTCCTCCTTCGCCAAGGCTGAGCCGACTTAGAAGATTCACCTCCTTGGCTCTTTAA
- the si:ch1073-184j22.1 gene encoding erythroferrone, with amino-acid sequence MKLRHGARGALLALLLSLLLSTCTTQESEESLELQEENNTVSTESPDTVSSDITNVSPHRTWIVFRDNSNNDGNKKPKGNKRLSKHGLPGPPGPPGPQGPPGPPGPLLPHHAELIQDFQIKLKEMVGTHCLLCDQTPRVATAFRCRLHHNLLVQRRSLQELQPFNTPSYTEQFHQRGQGFNASSGRYTAPVSGFYQLTASLLLESSESQKKPHGRQRDSVKASICIESLCQSNVSLETVTGVSATGGVFSILLTGTLYLQAGEYVSILIDNGTGSALTILQDSLFSGILIGV; translated from the exons ATGAAGCTTAGGCATGGGGCAAGAGGGGCACTACTGGCCTTGCTGCTGAGTTTACTGCTGTCTACCTGCACCACACAAGAGAGTGAGGAGAGTCTGGAGCTCCAAGAGGAAAACAATACAGTCAGCACTGAGAGCCCT GATACTGTATCTTCTGACATAACCAATGTGAGCCCTCATAGGACATGGATAGTCTTTAGGGACAACTCCAACAATGATGGAAATAAGAAACCAAAAGGAAATAAAAGACTTTCCAAG CATGGCCTTCCAGGTCCACCAGGCCCTCCTGGTCCCCAGGGGCCTCCTGGTCCTCCGGGCCCCCTACTGCCTCATCATGCAGAGTTGATACAGGACTTCCAAATCAAACTAAAAG AGATGGTAGGAACTCACTGCCTGCTCTGCGATCAAACCCCTCGTGTGGCCACAGCTTTCCGTTGCCGACTGCACCACAACCTGTTAGTTCAACGTCGCAGTCTGCAGGAGCTCCAGCCCTTCAACACT CCCTCATACACAGAGCAGTTCCATCAGAGGGGACAGGGATTTAATGCCAGCAGTGGCCGATACACAGCTCCAGTGTCTGGGTTCTACCAGCTCACAGCTAGTCTGCTACTGG aatccaGTGAGTCTCAGAAAAAACCTCACGGCAGACAGAGGGACAGTGTTAAGGCCTCTATATGCATAGAGTCTCTTTGTCAGAGTAATGT TTCTTTGGAGACAGTGACTGGAGTGAGCGCCACAGGGGGAGTATTCAGTATTCTCCTGACCGGGACTCTTTACCTGCAG GCTGGAGAGTATGTATCTATTCTTATTGACAATGGGACAGGCTCAGCCCTAACAATTCTCCAAGACAGTCTGTTTTCTGGCATTCTTATTGGAGTATGA